In Fibrobacter sp. UWB5, a genomic segment contains:
- a CDS encoding glycosyl hydrolase family 5 has product MKRKLFKSMIAAGAVAMICACGDDSASSNPATPIADNGCAKAVVTADAWLLNNWVIYADGNVTDLAGNAIGYFDAGIVMDLNGAPLAQNVNLADLTMCPANAAVDPQTGVIEKFSSSSVTTDPTNPTSSAGVTDPTDPTNPTSSAGVTDPTDPTDPTSSAGVTDPTDPTSSAGTEPVETSSSSVEPVKPSGNPEEDIKKYPVASYKNLLAAGTTQKGWNSRYWDSCKPHCSWMDNVDTSSQAAYAAAGYTVRNCNIHDVEIPTFTLSKGLERYWWGMEGVPSSCEVGAGGSFTCTDMAPIKVNDTLSYGFVAGPSNQGCGKCYHLQYDGSTSNMGNGGPDVKDTHLALKGKHMIVMASNIGHDVDASSTQFDLLVPGGGVGIFNALSTQIGKSPEDLGSNNGGVLSYCMQKLGYWQVTKEQYQECVIEKCEAVFDSTVWPHLNRGCKWLATFFEAADNPSFVWEEVECPQYLVDKYRTTLSLELETNVLYSDKWDNYKGDGQFITTDACSRTPDAQGQYCDPDQLAADKAKSY; this is encoded by the coding sequence ATGAAACGTAAATTATTCAAGTCCATGATTGCGGCCGGTGCGGTCGCCATGATTTGCGCTTGCGGCGACGATTCCGCTTCGAGCAATCCTGCAACCCCGATTGCCGATAACGGCTGCGCGAAGGCTGTCGTAACTGCCGATGCATGGCTTTTGAACAACTGGGTCATTTATGCCGACGGTAACGTGACCGATCTTGCCGGCAATGCAATTGGCTACTTTGATGCCGGTATCGTGATGGATTTGAACGGCGCTCCTCTTGCGCAGAATGTCAACTTGGCCGACCTTACCATGTGCCCGGCAAATGCGGCTGTTGACCCGCAAACGGGCGTCATCGAAAAGTTTAGTTCTTCGTCTGTGACGACCGATCCGACAAACCCGACATCTTCTGCAGGCGTCACGGACCCGACCGATCCGACGAACCCGACGTCTTCTGCGGGCGTTACGGACCCGACCGATCCGACGGATCCGACATCTTCTGCAGGTGTCACGGATCCGACCGACCCGACTTCTAGCGCAGGCACCGAACCTGTAGAAACCAGCTCCAGCAGCGTGGAACCTGTCAAGCCGAGCGGCAACCCCGAAGAAGACATCAAGAAGTATCCTGTTGCATCTTATAAGAACCTCCTGGCGGCAGGCACGACCCAAAAGGGATGGAACTCTCGCTATTGGGATTCCTGCAAGCCCCACTGCAGTTGGATGGATAATGTGGATACCTCCAGTCAGGCCGCGTATGCAGCTGCGGGTTACACGGTAAGGAACTGCAACATCCATGACGTTGAAATTCCCACGTTCACATTGAGCAAGGGCCTGGAGCGTTATTGGTGGGGCATGGAAGGTGTGCCCAGCTCCTGTGAAGTTGGCGCTGGCGGTTCCTTCACTTGTACCGATATGGCTCCCATTAAGGTGAACGATACTTTGTCCTATGGCTTTGTGGCTGGCCCCAGCAACCAGGGTTGCGGTAAGTGCTATCACTTGCAGTATGATGGCAGCACCAGCAATATGGGAAATGGTGGCCCGGATGTAAAGGACACGCACTTAGCACTTAAGGGCAAGCATATGATCGTCATGGCTTCCAATATCGGTCATGATGTTGATGCTAGTAGCACCCAGTTCGACCTGCTTGTTCCTGGTGGTGGTGTTGGTATCTTTAACGCACTCTCTACGCAGATTGGCAAGTCTCCGGAAGACCTCGGTAGCAACAATGGTGGTGTCTTGAGCTATTGCATGCAGAAACTGGGTTACTGGCAAGTGACCAAGGAACAATACCAGGAATGTGTGATTGAAAAGTGCGAGGCCGTATTTGACTCCACTGTATGGCCTCACCTGAATCGTGGTTGCAAGTGGCTTGCCACATTCTTCGAGGCCGCGGACAATCCTTCCTTTGTTTGGGAAGAAGTGGAATGCCCCCAGTATTTGGTGGATAAGTACCGTACGACTCTCAGCCTGGAACTTGAAACCAATGTCCTTTACTCTGACAAGTGGGACAACTATAAAGGGGATGGACAATTCATTACCACGGATGCCTGCTCCAGAACTCCCGATGCACAGGGACAATACTGCGACCCGGATCAGCTAGCTGCTGACAAGGCCAAGTCTTACTAG
- the purM gene encoding phosphoribosylformylglycinamidine cyclo-ligase, whose translation MNYADAGVSLARADEAMVGVKKSVRTTFNQGVLGDVGNFGGLFTLNHLGMKDPVLVSSVDGVGTKLKVDIEMGTHELPGQDIVNHCCDDILVQGARPLFFLDYVATGRLEPGVMDKLVAGMAKACRENDLVLIGGETAEMPGFYGPGDYDISGTIVGVVERENIIDGKKIKPGTIILGLPSTGLHTNGYSLARKVLFDVAGYKVDTMVDGMDKSIGEALAVPHRSYYPSLIDLCNKKIIQGLAHITGSGYQGNIPRILPDDVDVIIDRTTWDPPMIFKLIQQAGSVEKDEMYSTFNMGMGMLIFIDPADKAEVTAHLEAKGEKWVQIGEVVKGTKQVKFRD comes from the coding sequence ATGAACTACGCAGACGCAGGAGTGTCCTTGGCACGTGCCGACGAAGCAATGGTCGGTGTCAAGAAATCCGTACGTACTACATTCAACCAGGGCGTTTTGGGCGACGTGGGTAACTTCGGCGGCCTCTTTACGCTGAACCACCTCGGCATGAAGGATCCCGTGCTCGTGAGCTCCGTGGACGGCGTGGGCACCAAGCTCAAGGTCGACATCGAAATGGGTACGCACGAACTTCCGGGTCAGGATATCGTGAACCACTGCTGCGACGACATTCTGGTGCAGGGCGCACGTCCGCTGTTCTTCTTGGACTACGTGGCTACCGGCCGTTTGGAACCGGGTGTCATGGACAAGCTCGTTGCCGGTATGGCCAAGGCTTGTCGCGAAAACGACCTCGTGTTGATCGGCGGTGAAACTGCTGAAATGCCGGGCTTCTACGGTCCGGGCGACTACGATATTTCCGGCACCATCGTGGGTGTCGTGGAACGCGAAAACATCATCGATGGCAAGAAGATCAAGCCGGGTACCATCATTCTCGGTCTGCCTTCTACCGGTCTTCATACCAATGGTTATTCCTTGGCCCGTAAGGTGCTCTTCGACGTGGCCGGCTACAAGGTCGACACCATGGTCGACGGCATGGACAAGTCCATCGGCGAAGCTCTCGCCGTGCCGCACCGCAGCTACTATCCGAGCCTCATCGATCTTTGCAACAAGAAGATTATTCAGGGCCTCGCACACATCACGGGTTCTGGCTACCAGGGCAACATTCCGCGTATCTTGCCGGACGATGTCGACGTGATTATCGACCGCACCACGTGGGATCCTCCGATGATCTTCAAGCTCATCCAGCAGGCCGGCTCTGTCGAAAAGGACGAAATGTACTCTACCTTCAACATGGGTATGGGCATGCTCATCTTCATCGACCCGGCTGACAAGGCCGAAGTCACCGCTCACCTTGAAGCCAAGGGCGAAAAGTGGGTGCAGATCGGCGAAGTCGTGAAGGGCACCAAGCAGGTGAAGTTCCGCGACTAA
- a CDS encoding Crp/Fnr family transcriptional regulator has protein sequence MKTHTGIGDWIAANYELGTPFLQQVPRDCADYLLLNAQIREYEPGEIIINGGSVGDSFCVLQSGRAFICGELLADGHYNTLAQLEMGACFGEMSIICNEPTSNTVVAGEDGATVLHIPSDEFVKFLDKNPNIMVYLYKVVADRLRAKNKAFDEFERLSLLASAKVLPFIDFAQTLEKSRVTGTVMFECNGEKGFIAFQDGRICCAKCGKLAGPDALEKMLSWGDETLFKLDTHLMPDIVNINQMSDTTSLILDALRNIDEKQNAR, from the coding sequence ATGAAGACTCATACTGGTATTGGTGACTGGATTGCAGCCAACTATGAACTTGGGACACCTTTTTTGCAGCAGGTGCCCAGGGACTGTGCAGACTATTTGCTCTTGAATGCGCAGATCCGCGAGTACGAGCCGGGGGAAATCATTATCAACGGTGGTTCGGTCGGGGATTCGTTCTGCGTGTTGCAGAGCGGTCGCGCTTTTATTTGTGGCGAACTTTTGGCCGACGGCCACTACAATACGCTTGCCCAGCTCGAAATGGGCGCGTGCTTTGGCGAAATGTCCATCATTTGTAACGAACCCACGAGCAATACGGTGGTTGCAGGCGAAGATGGCGCTACGGTGCTCCATATTCCCAGCGACGAGTTCGTGAAGTTTTTGGACAAGAACCCGAACATCATGGTGTACCTTTACAAGGTGGTCGCCGACCGCCTGCGTGCAAAGAACAAGGCATTCGACGAATTCGAAAGACTTTCGCTCCTTGCTTCTGCAAAGGTGCTCCCCTTTATCGATTTTGCGCAAACTCTGGAAAAGAGCCGCGTTACGGGAACGGTCATGTTCGAATGCAATGGCGAAAAGGGCTTTATCGCATTCCAGGACGGCCGAATCTGCTGTGCCAAGTGTGGCAAACTGGCAGGCCCAGACGCTCTCGAAAAAATGCTCTCCTGGGGCGACGAGACGTTGTTCAAGCTCGACACCCACCTGATGCCTGACATCGTGAACATCAACCAGATGTCCGACACCACGAGCCTGATTCTGGATGCGCTCAGAAATATTGATGAAAAACAAAATGCCCGTTAA
- a CDS encoding ABC transporter substrate-binding protein, translating to MLNFCGKMVASAAFGLFMAFSAFGLSGCKNEAEGGGKTADCGELPSLEFSENLKIGKLCGEDYAEIRSIVGRDTLIKRFKLGEPLKRVVALSSSQVGYMLRLGLRDRIVAVGEGRYLVDSVLYARVAAGEVAEVGNGPTLSLEKLMATKPDLVFDFATGGGMDDYERIGAIGLSLMLTSEWQERSPLAKAEWIKLFGRLFGVEALADSIFEQSKKDYLDVRDGLLRDVRNDVADSLPAADYHLPTNSCPRVLVGMSYGGVWHAPGGNSFTARLIKDAGGCYLWAADTNQDLQFSLEEILQVADSADVWVNPGMFATVDDLLMAEPRVKFIKAFKEKRVYQNDAVKGAGGGNDFFESAVAYPAEILTNLRLCIQNSTNGADSTRKGFDWYHNIFIF from the coding sequence ATGTTGAATTTTTGTGGAAAAATGGTCGCAAGCGCTGCCTTCGGGCTTTTTATGGCATTTTCGGCCTTTGGGCTGTCGGGCTGCAAAAACGAGGCCGAAGGCGGCGGGAAAACGGCCGATTGTGGCGAACTTCCGTCGCTGGAATTTAGCGAAAACCTGAAAATCGGCAAGCTTTGCGGCGAAGATTACGCCGAAATCCGCTCGATCGTGGGCCGCGATACCTTGATCAAGCGATTCAAGCTGGGCGAGCCGCTTAAGCGCGTGGTGGCGCTTTCGTCGTCGCAGGTGGGCTACATGCTGCGCCTCGGGCTGCGCGACCGCATCGTGGCGGTGGGCGAGGGGCGCTACCTGGTCGATAGCGTTCTTTATGCGCGCGTCGCCGCGGGCGAAGTGGCCGAGGTCGGTAACGGGCCTACGCTTTCGCTCGAGAAGCTGATGGCGACAAAGCCCGACCTGGTGTTCGACTTTGCGACTGGCGGCGGCATGGACGACTACGAGCGCATTGGCGCCATCGGGCTTTCGCTGATGCTTACGTCGGAATGGCAGGAACGGAGCCCGCTCGCGAAGGCCGAGTGGATCAAGCTGTTCGGGCGCCTGTTCGGTGTCGAGGCGCTTGCGGATTCGATTTTTGAACAAAGTAAGAAAGATTATTTAGACGTCAGAGATGGATTGCTTCGCGATGTTCGCAATGACGTTGCTGATTCTCTGCCAGCTGCCGACTACCATCTGCCAACTAATTCTTGCCCTCGCGTTCTTGTAGGTATGAGCTACGGCGGCGTATGGCATGCGCCGGGCGGCAACAGCTTTACTGCGCGTCTCATCAAGGATGCGGGCGGTTGCTACCTGTGGGCCGCGGACACGAATCAAGATCTGCAGTTCAGCCTCGAGGAAATCTTGCAGGTGGCGGACAGCGCCGACGTGTGGGTGAATCCGGGAATGTTCGCGACTGTTGATGACTTGCTGATGGCCGAACCCCGCGTCAAGTTCATCAAGGCGTTCAAGGAAAAACGCGTGTACCAGAACGACGCGGTCAAGGGCGCCGGCGGCGGGAACGATTTCTTCGAGTCTGCAGTCGCGTACCCTGCCGAAATTCTTACGAATTTGCGTCTATGTATACAAAACTCTACAAATGGGGCTGATTCTACCCGAAAGGGTTTTGACTGGTACCATAATATTTTTATCTTTTAG
- a CDS encoding NYN domain-containing protein — translation MPQPLRIGFFLDGFTLKKVNDYYRNVHRFHSSLDFRSLRLWVESQAIRYFEGGKYRELQMESHYYHPYRDPHVFARDREGVFRLEQTLMDAGYSVHFNNPAESGCVGPNMLLMEDALLFAMYRKLDAVVLLSTQGEYAPLPDRLRLLGVPTLVLGWEFIYPKAKYMVRWKTDSCLRRTCAHYVAMEKILDSNPNGDAPCGFFFKREHAFSKGRNPRPKVAVGRDPHAPRRLN, via the coding sequence ATGCCGCAACCGCTCCGCATAGGATTTTTCCTGGATGGCTTTACCCTGAAAAAGGTGAACGATTATTACCGCAACGTTCACCGTTTCCATTCGAGCCTGGACTTCAGGAGTTTAAGGCTCTGGGTCGAATCGCAGGCGATACGCTACTTCGAGGGCGGCAAGTACCGCGAGTTGCAAATGGAGTCGCACTATTACCACCCGTACCGCGACCCGCATGTGTTCGCGCGCGACCGTGAGGGCGTGTTCAGGCTGGAGCAGACCTTGATGGATGCCGGTTACAGCGTGCATTTTAATAACCCCGCGGAGAGCGGTTGCGTGGGCCCGAACATGTTGCTCATGGAAGATGCGCTGCTGTTTGCCATGTACCGCAAGCTCGATGCCGTGGTGCTTTTATCTACACAGGGCGAGTACGCGCCACTCCCCGACAGGTTGCGGTTGCTTGGGGTTCCTACACTGGTGCTGGGTTGGGAATTCATTTACCCGAAGGCGAAATACATGGTCCGCTGGAAAACGGATTCGTGCTTGAGGCGCACCTGCGCCCATTACGTGGCCATGGAAAAAATTCTGGATTCCAATCCGAACGGCGATGCCCCCTGCGGGTTTTTCTTCAAGCGCGAGCACGCGTTCAGCAAAGGGCGTAATCCTCGACCGAAGGTGGCGGTGGGGCGCGATCCTCACGCGCCTCGCCGCCTTAATTAA
- a CDS encoding lipopolysaccharide assembly protein LapB, with the protein MTLSLPQGQAELWSKATSATMTLRYGDALELAKKLRAENEGAGCVLENIVRISIYDDKGDTAALQKAGKYLESCKTAGLWDALRRFEMGFVQGETGHSVKGAMTTRSAAKAFEDSKELEARAFFAIYAYYIDKSFSWVPFKSDNRDLYLATLDSASQKSERFWPLFLTPLIWMHYDKEDFSTGLSLAERGLKRAPNHPVMLQIKADMLYRLKKYDEAAGIYERSAADYLKRTGKSIRYWCSALNLIRIYSDKGDKEKAEAWRKTLDDPKFKELKDWMPGSLMDDLKKRKLL; encoded by the coding sequence TTGACGCTTTCGCTCCCCCAGGGACAGGCGGAACTCTGGTCCAAGGCGACTTCGGCGACCATGACGCTGCGCTATGGCGATGCCCTGGAGCTTGCCAAGAAGCTGCGTGCCGAAAACGAGGGCGCGGGCTGCGTGCTCGAAAACATCGTGCGCATCAGCATTTACGACGACAAGGGCGACACGGCCGCTCTCCAGAAGGCGGGCAAGTATTTGGAAAGCTGCAAGACCGCTGGCCTCTGGGATGCCTTGCGCCGTTTTGAGATGGGTTTCGTGCAGGGCGAGACGGGGCATTCGGTCAAAGGGGCAATGACCACGCGCTCTGCGGCTAAGGCATTCGAAGATTCCAAGGAACTCGAAGCTCGCGCCTTCTTTGCCATTTACGCCTATTACATTGACAAGAGCTTTAGCTGGGTGCCCTTCAAGTCGGACAACCGCGATCTTTATTTGGCCACTCTCGACAGCGCCTCGCAAAAGTCCGAGCGCTTTTGGCCGCTGTTCCTGACGCCGCTCATCTGGATGCATTACGACAAGGAAGACTTTTCGACGGGCCTGAGTCTTGCCGAACGCGGGCTCAAGCGCGCGCCGAATCACCCCGTCATGCTGCAGATCAAGGCCGACATGCTTTACCGCCTCAAGAAATATGACGAGGCCGCGGGCATTTACGAGCGCAGCGCCGCCGACTATCTGAAGCGCACGGGCAAGAGCATTCGCTACTGGTGCTCGGCGTTGAATTTGATTCGCATCTACAGCGACAAGGGCGACAAGGAAAAAGCCGAAGCCTGGCGCAAGACGTTGGACGACCCGAAGTTCAAGGAACTCAAGGACTGGATGCCGGGCTCGCTCATGGACGATCTGAAGAAGCGTAAATTGCTCTAA
- a CDS encoding penicillin-binding protein activator produces the protein MKRLLPFALVAMLAASAFAQDEIREAKNLIQNGQCAEAIAPLQKVYKSSFRKSSGEKAAVMLTECYLREHKRDEALKLSSRFLEYYVNTIYRERMELANAIVLVEKGNVYEGVEAMLRILAYSKNPAARSRTKDVAIQTLAASLLTADQLQALLEKYPVDKDIVGWMQLQIGRECQNSKRYKAARYWYKKVVAGGVAENLSNTAEKGLESLEDRGAGMPTVLVLAPLSGDYAEFGAAAIQGVILAHEKAGLKGKVNLRVADTRADAAQALLRTQQAINQDSIVAVIGPIMSAPAATVAAWLGSNFQNIPMLTPTATDDGIAKMGPNIFQVNITMDNLARSIADFATKCLNIREYAILSPLGGYGASMSQSFTTAVERRGGSVIAFRNYEEGRPDYKTEFSLLRDVRFKQINRRQNIARGASDLDAVNAKERRFYMQDSTFNIPGIFIPATNPGDAGLMAGQVAFNKISGVLLGASGWYGRELLIQGKRQVDSSYFSVPAMDMGGNNDGLKKFVSDFKERWGAEPGEDRVSGLSYDAANIVFSSMAKNPNSLTNLINYTANFHGVYGEIKFKRGMNMNTKIVTVNKGKFETVEGCPAK, from the coding sequence ATGAAACGTCTTTTACCTTTTGCTTTGGTGGCAATGCTTGCCGCTTCCGCTTTTGCCCAGGACGAAATTCGTGAGGCAAAGAATTTAATCCAGAATGGCCAGTGTGCCGAGGCGATTGCCCCGCTCCAGAAGGTCTACAAGTCCAGCTTCCGCAAGTCCTCGGGCGAAAAGGCCGCCGTGATGCTCACGGAATGCTACCTGCGCGAACACAAGCGCGACGAAGCCTTGAAGCTTTCTTCCCGTTTTTTGGAATACTACGTGAACACGATTTACCGCGAACGCATGGAACTGGCCAACGCCATCGTGCTGGTCGAAAAGGGGAATGTCTACGAAGGCGTGGAGGCCATGCTCCGCATTCTGGCCTACTCCAAGAACCCGGCCGCCCGCAGCCGCACCAAGGATGTCGCCATCCAGACGCTGGCCGCCTCTCTCTTGACTGCCGACCAGTTGCAGGCCCTTTTGGAAAAGTACCCGGTCGATAAGGACATCGTGGGCTGGATGCAGCTGCAGATCGGCCGCGAATGCCAGAACTCCAAGCGTTACAAGGCAGCCCGTTACTGGTACAAGAAGGTTGTGGCAGGCGGGGTGGCCGAAAACCTCTCCAACACCGCCGAGAAGGGGCTTGAATCTTTGGAAGACCGCGGCGCCGGTATGCCGACGGTCTTGGTGCTCGCACCGCTTTCGGGCGACTATGCCGAATTCGGCGCGGCGGCCATTCAGGGCGTGATTCTCGCCCACGAAAAGGCCGGACTCAAGGGCAAGGTGAACCTGCGCGTGGCCGATACCCGTGCTGACGCCGCCCAGGCGCTTCTCCGCACCCAGCAGGCCATTAACCAGGACAGCATTGTGGCTGTTATCGGCCCCATCATGAGTGCCCCGGCCGCAACCGTTGCCGCCTGGCTCGGCAGTAACTTCCAGAACATCCCGATGCTCACCCCGACCGCTACCGACGACGGTATCGCCAAGATGGGCCCGAACATTTTCCAGGTGAACATCACCATGGATAACCTCGCCAGAAGCATCGCCGACTTCGCGACCAAGTGCCTGAACATCCGCGAATACGCCATCTTGAGCCCGCTCGGTGGCTATGGCGCCTCGATGTCGCAGAGCTTTACCACCGCCGTCGAACGCCGCGGCGGTTCCGTGATCGCCTTCCGTAACTACGAAGAAGGCCGCCCCGACTACAAGACCGAATTCAGCCTGCTTCGCGATGTGCGCTTCAAGCAGATCAACCGCCGCCAGAACATTGCCCGCGGTGCCAGCGACCTCGACGCCGTGAACGCCAAGGAACGCCGCTTCTACATGCAGGACTCCACGTTCAATATTCCGGGCATCTTCATTCCGGCGACGAACCCGGGTGACGCTGGCCTCATGGCAGGCCAGGTGGCCTTCAACAAGATTTCGGGCGTGCTGCTCGGCGCCTCCGGCTGGTATGGCCGCGAGCTCCTGATCCAGGGCAAGCGCCAGGTCGACAGCTCCTACTTTAGCGTGCCCGCCATGGACATGGGCGGCAACAACGACGGCCTCAAGAAGTTTGTGAGCGACTTCAAGGAACGCTGGGGTGCAGAACCCGGCGAAGACAGGGTGAGCGGACTCAGCTACGACGCTGCCAACATCGTGTTCAGCTCCATGGCCAAGAACCCGAACAGCCTCACGAACCTGATCAACTACACTGCAAACTTCCACGGCGTGTACGGCGAAATCAAGTTCAAGCGCGGCATGAACATGAACACCAAGATCGTGACCGTGAACAAGGGCAAGTTCGAAACCGTCGAAGGCTGCCCGGCGAAATAG
- a CDS encoding DNA polymerase III subunit beta, which translates to MALCIESDHLEKVQRILALHFEGLEVWAHGARVTGVDLTPDTELELVVISDSPLSFEAMTAVEKAFVDSGLPFRVDVMDWAKLPESLQKQIKKEHDVVQAAAES; encoded by the coding sequence ATGGCTTTATGTATTGAATCAGATCATTTGGAAAAGGTCCAGAGGATCTTGGCCCTCCATTTCGAAGGGCTCGAAGTATGGGCGCATGGAGCCCGTGTCACAGGAGTAGACCTTACTCCCGATACGGAACTGGAATTGGTGGTTATTTCCGATAGTCCCCTTTCTTTCGAGGCGATGACCGCCGTCGAAAAGGCATTTGTCGATAGCGGACTCCCGTTCCGGGTCGATGTCATGGACTGGGCTAAACTCCCTGAATCTCTCCAAAAACAAATCAAGAAAGAACACGACGTGGTTCAAGCCGCTGCGGAATCCTAG
- a CDS encoding metallophosphoesterase, giving the protein MIAFLFILLIGLALIYINVSSVAKGKTGKIIGAAVLFVLFLGMFLRSTLIGSLIVTFFAVWLPNSLILYIPWTLYRVVYYFTQPHHLSRHLVRRVSRYLLGITCAFTFIFIGYGMQHNDEYKTNLLTIDLPGVYTESFTAIFFSDIHVDPLFNAQKLERLIAQVDSIKPDYLLFGGDLADITTEKMDRMGYDSLFKKLTAGAKVAAVAINGNHEAFMANSDNSPEEWMRKVGFVVLDDSTACLGGVCFTGRTDYMVARGRDIERKPLGVLIPDSIKIVEHVKDTTDSLADSTRTVAAQDSTMDTVAAAPAITYDTIPLYRPWILLDHQPKGIEKTHSGRLPDFALSGHTHDGQFFPVTILIDFVWKLAYGKGALSGVLWLVSSGFDCWGPPVRLGSDSEIWVIKFKAKEADSSDQ; this is encoded by the coding sequence ATGATTGCGTTCCTATTTATACTGCTTATCGGCCTTGCGCTGATTTATATTAACGTCAGCAGCGTCGCCAAAGGTAAAACAGGTAAAATTATCGGCGCAGCCGTGCTGTTCGTGCTCTTTTTGGGCATGTTCTTGCGCTCTACGCTTATCGGAAGTTTAATTGTTACCTTTTTTGCAGTTTGGCTCCCCAATTCTCTAATTCTTTACATTCCCTGGACACTTTATAGAGTCGTCTATTACTTTACACAACCGCATCACCTGAGTAGACACCTGGTGCGCCGCGTGAGCCGCTACCTGCTCGGAATCACATGCGCATTCACGTTCATATTCATCGGCTACGGCATGCAGCACAACGATGAATACAAGACGAACTTGCTTACTATCGACTTGCCAGGCGTTTACACCGAAAGCTTTACCGCCATATTCTTTAGCGACATTCACGTAGACCCGCTGTTCAACGCCCAAAAGCTGGAACGCCTTATTGCGCAAGTCGATTCCATCAAGCCCGACTACTTGCTGTTCGGTGGCGACTTGGCAGACATTACCACCGAAAAGATGGACCGCATGGGCTACGATAGTTTGTTCAAAAAACTGACCGCCGGAGCGAAAGTGGCGGCAGTTGCCATCAATGGAAATCACGAAGCGTTCATGGCGAACTCGGACAACAGCCCCGAAGAATGGATGCGCAAGGTGGGTTTCGTGGTGCTCGACGATTCTACCGCATGCCTGGGCGGCGTCTGCTTTACCGGCCGTACCGACTACATGGTCGCCCGCGGCAGAGACATTGAACGCAAGCCCCTTGGCGTACTGATTCCCGATTCCATCAAGATCGTGGAACACGTAAAAGATACTACGGATTCTCTCGCAGATTCTACAAGGACGGTTGCCGCACAAGATTCGACCATGGATACCGTTGCCGCCGCCCCTGCAATTACTTACGATACGATTCCGCTTTACCGCCCGTGGATTTTGCTGGACCACCAGCCCAAGGGAATCGAGAAAACGCATTCCGGCAGACTTCCGGATTTCGCGCTTTCGGGCCACACGCATGACGGCCAATTCTTCCCGGTCACCATCCTGATCGATTTCGTATGGAAACTCGCCTACGGCAAGGGTGCGCTCAGCGGCGTGCTTTGGCTCGTGAGTTCCGGCTTCGATTGCTGGGGCCCGCCCGTCCGCTTAGGGAGCGATTCCGAAATTTGGGTCATCAAATTCAAGGCGAAAGAAGCCGATTCAAGCGATCAATAA